From the Acidovorax carolinensis genome, one window contains:
- the merR gene encoding Hg(II)-responsive transcriptional regulator: MSELTIGGLADEAGVNVETIRYYQRRGLMPEPDKPAHGYRRYDATTVKRVRFIKRAQALGFTLEEIGGLLQLDEAHACAETRELASHKLAAIETKLADLAAMRKALTTLLCQCDAGAMKGNCPIIHALGAD, encoded by the coding sequence ATGAGCGAGCTGACGATAGGGGGCCTGGCAGACGAGGCCGGCGTCAACGTCGAGACCATCCGCTACTATCAGCGGCGCGGGCTGATGCCGGAGCCGGACAAGCCGGCCCACGGGTATCGCCGCTACGATGCCACCACGGTCAAGCGCGTGCGCTTCATCAAGCGGGCGCAGGCATTGGGCTTCACGCTGGAAGAGATCGGCGGCCTGCTCCAACTCGACGAGGCCCATGCCTGTGCCGAAACGCGCGAACTGGCCTCGCACAAGCTGGCGGCAATCGAAACCAAGCTGGCCGACCTGGCGGCGATGCGCAAGGCGCTCACGACACTGCTGTGCCAGTGCGATGCGGGCGCGATGAAGGGCAACTGTCCCATCATCCACGCACTGGGAGCAGACTGA
- a CDS encoding GDCCVxC domain-containing (seleno)protein — MTTGTPTLESVLTCPHCGHARHETMPTDACQFFYECEQCKALLRPKAGDCCVFCSYGSVKCPPVQMLRGCSSCST; from the coding sequence ATGACAACCGGCACGCCCACACTGGAGTCGGTGCTGACCTGCCCGCACTGCGGCCATGCCCGGCACGAGACCATGCCGACCGATGCCTGCCAGTTCTTCTACGAGTGCGAACAGTGCAAGGCGTTGCTACGGCCGAAGGCGGGAGACTGCTGCGTGTTCTGCTCCTACGGATCGGTCAAGTGCCCGCCTGTGCAAATGCTGCGGGGGTGCTCCAGTTGCAGCACATGA
- a CDS encoding ParB/RepB/Spo0J family partition protein, translating into MNAITQTEARAIQAPALEAADPTKNLILVPLSRLVLRPTGRNVRKTPRMSIPELAASIQRVGLLQNLIVIASADGEHYEVVAGGRRLAALKLLAKKHRISKEWEVPCLLVADGTARTASLTENVQREAMHPADQFEAFAALVAEGRPIEDIAADFSVTPLVVQRRLKLANVSPRLMADYRADAVSLDQLMALAITDDHTAQEAAFYDAPQWQRHPSHLRERLTEREIDAYRHPLVRFVGLDSYEAAGGGIRRDLFAEDDAGVYLTDAALLERLAQDRLAGIAANVRAEGWAWVDATPGMTHSDLHAFQRAPKERREPNKREAARIEKLQAKLHELAEAVDAALDAEDEDKADALQEEGEAVGEQLQALEDGLQDYSPNVKAAAGAIVTTDRNGETVIHRGLMREAEAKALRTLERLRQGFGGEGEAGNDDEGEDDEQPKIAAMSDRLAQRLSAHRTAALQIEVARHPQAALAAVVHGMVQTILQGSHYGHDLPLGVSLKVQDRLEGMAPDWPESPAAVALRELQQVAGEALPEDSAELFAALLAKPQDELVRLLAVCVASTVDVVTPRATVQQPGEELAQAVGLDMAAWWQPTAEGYFKHVPKAAVLQAVGEFAPEHVTRLAKLKKADIASEAERLADGTGWMPTIFKREGPKEEGPEHDAPEDAEAMADEPTEVLAA; encoded by the coding sequence ATGAACGCCATCACCCAAACCGAAGCCCGCGCCATCCAAGCCCCCGCGCTGGAAGCCGCCGACCCGACCAAGAACCTGATTCTGGTTCCGCTGTCGCGGCTGGTGCTGCGCCCCACGGGCCGCAACGTGCGCAAGACCCCGCGCATGTCCATCCCTGAACTGGCCGCATCCATCCAGCGCGTGGGCCTGCTGCAAAACCTGATCGTGATTGCATCCGCCGATGGCGAGCATTACGAAGTGGTCGCCGGTGGCCGTCGCCTCGCAGCCCTCAAGCTGCTGGCGAAGAAGCACCGTATCAGCAAGGAATGGGAGGTGCCTTGCCTGCTGGTGGCCGATGGCACGGCCCGCACGGCCAGCCTCACCGAGAACGTGCAGCGCGAAGCCATGCACCCGGCAGACCAGTTTGAAGCCTTCGCCGCACTGGTGGCCGAAGGCCGACCCATCGAGGACATTGCAGCGGATTTCAGCGTTACGCCGCTGGTGGTGCAGCGCCGCTTGAAGCTGGCGAACGTCTCTCCCCGCCTCATGGCCGACTATCGCGCCGATGCCGTGAGCCTTGACCAGTTGATGGCCCTTGCCATCACTGACGACCACACTGCGCAGGAAGCCGCGTTCTACGATGCCCCGCAATGGCAGCGCCACCCCTCGCACTTGCGCGAACGCCTGACCGAACGGGAAATCGACGCCTACCGGCATCCGCTGGTGCGCTTCGTCGGGCTGGACAGCTACGAAGCCGCAGGCGGCGGCATCCGCCGTGACCTGTTCGCCGAAGATGACGCAGGCGTGTATCTGACCGATGCCGCGTTGCTGGAACGGCTGGCGCAAGACCGGCTGGCAGGCATTGCCGCCAATGTTCGCGCCGAAGGCTGGGCATGGGTGGATGCCACGCCGGGAATGACCCATTCCGACCTGCACGCTTTCCAACGCGCACCGAAGGAGCGCCGCGAACCGAACAAGCGCGAAGCCGCACGCATCGAGAAGCTGCAAGCCAAGCTGCACGAACTGGCCGAAGCCGTGGATGCCGCGCTGGACGCCGAGGACGAGGACAAGGCCGACGCGCTGCAAGAGGAAGGCGAAGCCGTGGGCGAGCAATTGCAGGCGCTGGAAGATGGCTTGCAGGACTACAGTCCGAACGTGAAGGCCGCAGCCGGGGCTATCGTCACCACCGACCGCAATGGCGAAACCGTGATTCATCGCGGCCTGATGCGTGAGGCCGAAGCCAAGGCGCTGCGCACGCTGGAACGCTTGCGGCAGGGTTTCGGCGGCGAAGGCGAAGCCGGAAACGACGACGAAGGCGAGGACGACGAACAGCCCAAGATCGCCGCCATGTCTGACCGGCTGGCGCAGCGGTTGAGCGCCCACCGCACCGCCGCGCTGCAAATCGAAGTCGCCCGGCACCCGCAAGCCGCGCTGGCTGCCGTGGTGCATGGCATGGTGCAGACCATCTTGCAGGGCAGCCACTACGGCCACGACCTGCCGCTGGGCGTGAGCTTGAAAGTGCAAGACCGGCTGGAAGGCATGGCCCCGGACTGGCCGGAATCGCCCGCCGCCGTGGCACTGCGCGAACTGCAACAGGTGGCGGGCGAAGCCTTGCCGGAGGACAGCGCCGAACTGTTCGCCGCGCTGCTGGCGAAGCCGCAAGACGAACTGGTGCGGCTGCTGGCCGTATGCGTGGCTTCCACGGTGGACGTGGTGACGCCCCGCGCCACGGTGCAGCAACCCGGTGAGGAATTGGCGCAGGCCGTGGGCCTCGACATGGCCGCATGGTGGCAGCCGACCGCAGAAGGCTACTTCAAGCACGTTCCGAAAGCGGCGGTTCTGCAAGCCGTGGGCGAGTTCGCGCCGGAACACGTTACCCGGCTGGCGAAGTTGAAGAAGGCCGACATTGCCAGCGAAGCCGAGCGGCTGGCCGACGGCACGGGGTGGATGCCTACCATCTTCAAGCGCGAAGGACCGAAGGAGGAAGGCCCGGAGCATGACGCACCGGAGGATGCCGAAGCAATGGCGGATGAACCCACCGAGGTGCTGGCCGCTTGA
- a CDS encoding DUF736 domain-containing protein produces MANIGSFTADKDGFTGTLRTLTLNVKVKLAPNDKGDNEKAPDFRLQAAGHDIGAAWKKTSEAGRDYISVTLDDPSFPATVYARLIEGEDGTHDLIWSRSKPQAA; encoded by the coding sequence ATGGCCAACATCGGCAGCTTCACCGCAGACAAAGACGGCTTCACCGGCACGCTTCGCACCCTGACGCTCAACGTCAAGGTCAAGCTGGCTCCCAACGACAAGGGGGACAACGAGAAAGCCCCGGACTTCCGCCTCCAGGCGGCCGGCCACGACATCGGCGCGGCGTGGAAGAAGACCAGCGAGGCCGGGCGGGACTACATCTCCGTGACCCTCGACGATCCTTCGTTCCCGGCCACGGTCTATGCCCGCCTGATCGAAGGCGAGGACGGCACGCACGACCTGATCTGGTCGCGCAGCAAGCCCCAGGCGGCATGA
- a CDS encoding DUF932 domain-containing protein: MQLASRFASRSPSLRSDYPLSDDQIRRVAPSIFADAPHESRSERYSYIPTATVLTELRKEGFQPFMVTQTRVRDEGRREHTKHMIRLRHASQINGAEANEIVLLNSHDGTSSYQMLAGMFRFVCSNGLVCGDTVADVRVPHKGDVAGSVIEGAFEVLSGFERVKESRDAMRAITLDEGEAEVFARSALALKYDPTDNKPAPITESQILMPRRFDDRRPDLWSVFNRTQENLTKGGLHGRSANGRRQQTRPVQGIDSDVRLNRALWMLADGLRQLKA, from the coding sequence ATGCAACTCGCATCCCGATTCGCTTCCCGTTCCCCTTCGCTGCGCAGCGATTACCCGCTGTCCGATGACCAGATTCGTCGCGTGGCCCCGTCCATCTTCGCGGATGCCCCGCATGAGAGCCGTTCCGAGCGGTACAGCTACATCCCCACCGCCACGGTGCTGACCGAACTTCGCAAGGAGGGATTTCAACCGTTCATGGTGACGCAGACCCGCGTGCGCGATGAAGGCCGCCGCGAGCACACCAAACACATGATTCGCCTGCGCCACGCCAGCCAGATCAACGGCGCGGAGGCTAACGAAATCGTGCTGCTGAACTCGCATGACGGCACCAGCAGCTATCAGATGCTGGCCGGAATGTTCCGCTTCGTTTGCAGCAATGGCCTTGTCTGCGGCGACACCGTGGCCGATGTGCGCGTGCCCCATAAGGGCGACGTTGCCGGTTCCGTCATCGAAGGCGCTTTCGAGGTATTGAGCGGCTTCGAGCGGGTGAAGGAATCCCGCGATGCCATGCGCGCGATCACGCTGGATGAAGGCGAGGCCGAAGTGTTCGCCCGTTCCGCGCTGGCCCTCAAGTACGACCCCACCGACAACAAGCCCGCGCCCATCACCGAATCGCAAATCCTGATGCCGCGCCGGTTCGACGACCGCCGCCCGGACTTGTGGAGCGTGTTCAACCGCACGCAGGAGAACTTGACCAAGGGCGGATTGCATGGCCGCAGCGCCAACGGACGCCGCCAGCAGACCCGCCCGGTGCAGGGCATTGATTCCGATGTGCGCCTGAATCGCGCCCTCTGGATGCTGGCCGATGGCCTGCGCCAGTTGAAAGCCTGA
- a CDS encoding mercuric transporter MerT family protein: MPTFNFKNSLVAGTLAAIGASVCCVVPLVLLMMGIGGAWIASLTALEPLRPWFIAVTFLFVGLAFSRLYFQQPACEPGAACAQSSVLKRQRLIFWVVALVLLALLSVPWLAPLFL, encoded by the coding sequence ATGCCCACCTTCAACTTCAAGAACTCGCTCGTCGCCGGAACACTGGCTGCCATCGGCGCCTCGGTGTGCTGTGTGGTGCCGTTGGTGCTGCTGATGATGGGCATCGGTGGTGCCTGGATCGCCAGCCTCACTGCGCTGGAGCCGCTGCGGCCCTGGTTTATTGCGGTAACGTTTCTGTTCGTGGGTCTGGCGTTCAGCCGTCTGTACTTTCAACAACCGGCCTGCGAGCCCGGCGCCGCCTGCGCCCAATCGAGCGTTCTCAAGCGCCAGCGGCTGATCTTCTGGGTCGTCGCGCTGGTGCTTCTCGCCTTGTTGTCGGTGCCTTGGCTGGCACCCTTGTTTCTCTGA
- the merP gene encoding mercury resistance system periplasmic binding protein MerP translates to MHKSVASLLVALSPFAALAATPQTTTLHVQNMTCELCPVTVKKSLERVPGVSQVRIDFAKKTAIVTFDADQAQVSTLVKATTDAGYPSTLRK, encoded by the coding sequence ATGCACAAATCAGTCGCATCGCTGCTCGTCGCGCTGTCGCCGTTCGCTGCCTTGGCCGCAACGCCGCAGACGACCACGCTCCATGTGCAGAACATGACCTGCGAGCTGTGCCCGGTCACGGTGAAGAAATCGCTGGAGAGAGTGCCTGGCGTCAGCCAGGTCAGGATCGACTTCGCCAAGAAGACGGCGATCGTCACCTTCGACGCAGATCAGGCCCAAGTCTCGACGCTCGTGAAGGCGACCACCGACGCGGGCTACCCTTCGACGCTGCGCAAATGA